The Tubulanus polymorphus chromosome 4, tnTubPoly1.2, whole genome shotgun sequence genomic interval cctaaactgaaatgatacgctgtttctcctaatcggtcGTGcgtatcatttttgtgaaatgcAATAACATTCGCAATGAGTTCATTTCAAGCTTGAtcgtgatttttttttgaagtTATGTACAGGGCAGCATAGGCAGCCGGCCGGTCAACTTTTAAGTTCAGAAGAAATGAGTAACGACGTATCAATATTGTTGTTTAGCCTAAAAGAGAGCGATAACAGGCAATTCTTACTTGTAATTCACACTAAAACATTACAACCAGAGTCCATTGTAACTAACCATCGTCAAAACCCATTGTATGCAACCATCGTCAGGACCAACAAAAATATGGCGTCACAACTTGAAACGTTATGaagaaatgtattttctgattttgattgagagatattttcatgtttagtGATTGGTTTTGATGAAGTTGTTGTATACGGCtgagatgaaatgtttatatcACGTGACGTTCTCATACATTCCACACGGTTCTCACTCAGTCAGTTGTTTCCCACACACAGCCAGCTACCTGTTCAATCAGTACAAATTCCATGtcaaatattcttttaattcacaTACGCACACTACAGTTCACTCTCCGGTTCATTAGACCTACAGCAAATCTGTTAAAAATACGCGCTAATTCTGTCAATTCATCATCACACATGAAATCAAAACTACATCTAATATCTAGGGACGGATCTAGGATTTCTTTGAAGATGCAGAAAAAAGGGCAACCATACTTCTCAACTGGTGCTGTACAAGCACGTGCAAAGCCTTTAGGGGGAAGCCCAGGAAATAGCCCCGGAAATAATCACCCAGGAAATTCCGAAAACCTACACTTACTTTAGTGACTTTTCAGGGTATCTGATCTGAGTATTTACATTATAGCAACTGTGAAACTATAAATGTACTAACACTATATTAAAAATTGAGGCAGAAAAAAGGCACTCAGAAAATGTTAGGGCAGGTGTCCCCCCCCCCTGGATCCACCCATGATACCAAGGCCCACAGCATGAGGAATATGTGGTGGGCTCATTTCTAGTTTGGTCGGAACCACTGATCTACTCCCAgaatagttttgaaaatttgatgtATTGATACAGCATCTGATTGTTTCCTATCTATTAAACGAAGGTCTAGAAAAATAAACCcattttatataaatgtacATGTAATTAGTTGTATGTGCAGGTAAGTGTAATACGTTTCAGCTTCATAATCATTTTGATTAGAAATGGTAGCAGGACAACGTGTCCTTGCATTTAACCTCAACTCCCCATTTAAAAAACTTTTCCTGTTAAGTTTTTGAATCAAGGCTATGATTCCTGTTTGCAGCAAACTACATGAATTTCCCTTTTTCGGCATCAGAGATATACGCGatagaatatattttttacttcggtgaaaaaacctttttctgTAAATGGTTTACATGTAGGCCAacagtatttttcatttttgttaatACCAGCAAGATGCTTGACACGAAATGTCAAGAAACTTAAACAGGATAAAGTTGAGTTCGGTACATTAAGTTAAGACTTCACAAGGGATACCAGCTAACTTGGGTATGGGATAATCTTAGAAATCAACAGAACTCAATTCTTTTGTTTGGAACCCCTCCACGCTAGTGTGGGCCTGATGTCACAATTCTTCCTAACTTGCTGTTAACTCTACACTTGGAATAAACCCAACTCGAGTAAAAGAAAGTGAAACAtctcatattcattttaggcTCTCATCAGCATGTCCAAGCTGCATATTTTATCCGTCAATGTATTTAAAATTCTGGATTGTAGAATGTATTTAAAATTCAGTAATGAGGGACTCATCATTGTGTCAAAATCGTTTGTGTCAAAATGGATTTAGACCTGGATCTTGCCGAATTGAATCATATTCATTAAACGTATAAAGGGCTTCAATTAGATTAATAATCCATCATCAATCTAGGTACGCTTGATTAACTAAACGATGCATACACAGACCACACTGTTCGTTGTTGTGTCACGTTCAAAATGACGCATCAGTGCAGAAAACAACGTCAAAACGCGCTGAATATTCTATTCAACTTACCTGAATTCATTCAATTAGTTGGCATTGTCTGCAACGATCCGCAACGTCCCCCGAGTTGAACAATAAAACGATCGGTTCCAGTTGTAATAACCTCCTCATTCAACACAACAGCTGATAATAAACAATACAATTAAACCCTGCACCAGACCATGCGATCCTAGCGGCAATACCGACTcgctcgcttgccacagtaaccTCCCATAAATACCAACTCTACTTTTAAATAAGCGATTAAAAAATCAGCAAAGACCGATACTAATTATTGAATAcgggttatatattttatctataaaaacattttaataaaaattgcaGAATATCTGCATAATATAATATACTGTACACTACATAACTACAGAATCCTTTTAATTTATAACTGTTAACTCTATAGAGTGTATTTGTTTACTGTAACAGCACCAGATGACCCTAGCCTCATAACAGCAGTTGCTAAAAGGTTATTTCATGATAACTCGAAATTAAGCAACCTTTGAGCTAGATGTGCTCTACTATACACTACAAGAGCCAGTTGcccaaaagttggttagagttaaccagcgGAATAGTTGATATAATAacaattgaaagttcattgttactatggtatttatccgccagttatatttcaaccaatttttgagcaaccacagggacttgtcacaattgatagtgaatgaatcTAACCAGAATCTAACCCCAGTATCCCTGTATGggttggtcattgatactACTGGTCTTATTTGTTCGCTATCAATTTTGACAAGTCCCAGCGTGAGCAAGTTGCCCTAAGTGTATCGTCATCATCGCTGTTGAGTAGTAGATCATACGACAGAGGATGAGAACTAAATTCGAAGTGACTACTCGCCCAAAATCGGACGGACGATGGATCCGCCCCGGGTCGGTGTTAAGGATGAGAACTACAGTCAGTGATTGTTTAGAGTTATTCGCCTCCCGCTTTGATCGTGGCTACGTTCACCGACATGTCGGTAAATTGCGACGCCGTTCCGTCGACTGTTTGAACTTCGTAACCGAGTTTCTTCATGTCTTTCTCGACGACGCTGAACGACAACGTGACGTATCCTTGCGAACGAACCCTCGTAACtgtcaaatatagaatactgAATCCATCAGGCGTCTTACACATCATAGGGACTTGTCGTAATTGATAgcgaatgaataaaaccaatatcagTGACCAGCTTTAGTATCCCTGGGGCTGGTTTTACAGACTGTTATTACTTTAAACTGGGGGGTTAACTTAATAATTCAATACCAATATACTTAGCCCCAGAGTTAACAGTaataccggtctataaaacttGGCCCTGTAGTTATTGTATCATATAGGGATACCAGAGCTggtcattgatattggttttattcattaactatcaattgtgaccCTGTGTTACGGAAAGATTCCTCAGAAATAACGGGGTCgtcaaaaatcagaaaaaaatatgtaattcaaattaatttttccccgagaatcagggaattcggactcttttcttgaaaatcgaGGAATTTTTGGGCGGCGTCTGGTTCTTGCTGGTGATCGAGTGGCAAGatgaacctcttgataagaaacaagtgaattattaaGAGTTGACAGTAAACCGTTTCATACCTTCTCTACCCTCTCCTTGAGCGATGACGCGAGGATCCACAAATTCTGGACGCCTTCCAAGCATCCAGCCTGTCAGTTTTTGCAGTTTCGAAGATGACTCCGGTACAAACATGGCGATTTTCCTTTTGTGTCTGCAATGATAAACacaatttcaagttttttgATGACAGTATTTCACTGGGGACTGGGGAGGGGTTGTTTACTGACTCAACTACTCACCTGCCAGGGGTAACTGGAATATGGGTGGCTCCATATCCCCGTACTACGTCGTTTCcaaatatatcaataccataCGAGTATACAACTATTTGTGGCCCTAAAAATAATTCCATAAAAATCAGATCATAACTAACCCACAATTACTGAGGTATACGAAGAGATTTATCTCTGAAAAATAATGGCAATGCTGAAACCGTTTTTAccgattttgaataaaaccaAACTTTATCAAACTTCACTAACCCAAATATCCGCAAAAAAGTGTAAATTTGGGAGTCCCTTTCGAGTGAAGCTGACATGTGGTAAACAATTAAGATATTACATTTACcaacttgaaaatgaaattgttactCTTATCATTTGGTGTAGTTAATATGAAAAGAATGTTATCTTAATAATACCTGATTAAAATCAGATTCTTAACTAGGGTTGAGTATTGTCATAAACTCGATATTGAGAACTTACATCCAGATGGATTTGTGCTTTTAAAAGTGATATCTATCGGAAAATTGAATACATGCATTTGTCTGTCATCTCTGCTTTTCTTAGCTGTTTGGGTCATGCCCTCTTCAAGACCCTGAGAAAAAGACAAATACGATATTTCTACACTTAAAAGCTGACATTGATGTGCGTGGTTGAATGTCAATGTCAATGCTTACCGAAGTGATAACCCAATCAGGTCCATAAACAAAACAATATCGACaccaaatatcatcaaattctgggaactgaaataaaacaacacAAATGAGTATAGCCTACATTCCATCCACACACAGCAGCATACCAATAGACAAAAAGAGCAGTTTACAATCACCCGAGAGGCTTTAATTTAAAGTGCAGTTCAGCAATAAAAAATGAGACCATCATTAAAATTCTTCCTGTGAGCGTACCGTCGCCGAGTGGAACCACAGCAGAGGATACCTCGGTGAAGAAGTAGGCCTACTTGCTGACCGAGGTGATATCTTCGTCAATCTATAGAGGTGGTACTAAAGCTAGTTAACTTATTAAGTAGGCTAGGATCGAGTAGTAGAGGCTATTTGTAAAAGCGTCTATAGCAACCAATTTAGATTATACATCATGTGAATATAAGCCATTTATTTCGTCAAAGACTTCCCTAGAAACATGCACCGAAAAGTGTTTAAGCAACTGAAggtatcaaaatttgaatagcCGCAATAGTTTACCTCAGCAGATTCAATTTGTCCACTGAGTTTCACCAGGAATACGGAATTCGCTCCAGCCATCTTCAATCTTTCGCTATATTACGGATAGGGACTTGTTGAAACCCAAAACCGCATTTTCCTAATAGCCAGCTCCACATTCGTAAAAATAGCAGTACAGGCAATTTAATCGGTTATTGGCTTATTAAAATCACGATGGCTCAAAAAGTTGCGGATGGAATAACTAAAGAAATACTGCGAGCAGGAAGCGGAGATAAACCGAAAGTTGGACAGAAGATCACAGTTCATTGCACCGGTTCATTATCCGGTAATCCGCCGAAAAAATTCTGGAGGTTTGAGTGTAACCGTAACCGAATATGAGCGTACTATTTATCGAAATGGACTTCAactttattttctgatatcattttcgttttttgcaGCACCAGAGATCCGGGACAAAAAGAATTTACGTTTAAGGTTGGATTGAATGAGGTCATTGAAGGTAGGTGACGTCTGTTATTTTTAGGCGGAAGGTGATATCTTGCAATCTTTATTATTCCTGTtaacgctattttgccaaCAACTCATTTTAATTGGTTAATTTACACCTGTGCACCGAGAAGTGCGTGTCTTAGAAGTAAGGCATGAATAatcttaaaaattaattttttgttttttaaaggTTGGGATGTAGGATGTTTGACTATGCAGAAAGGTGAATTAGCTAAACTGACGATTCGTGGTGATAAAGCTTATGGTTCAAGAGGGTTTCGAGCTTGGGGAATTGGACCGAATGCCGAACTGATCTTCGAAATCGAAATGTTGCGCTTCGAATAGAATTCTAGAACATACTGATGGAATATTCTTTCAGACATTCCTCCGTAACACCTCCATTCAACGAGAGTCTTTGAAAAAATCATGTCGCCAATTCACTCGATtcaattttctgtatttttcgtacgcatttgaataaaatttaatttctgTATCAGAAACTCTCAGAAATTGTGTCGTAGATCACAGAATTCAGAATGGAAGAAACAGAACACGATCAATTCATCCAGGATGAAGAAGtatttattattcaatataatgaagtatagaaatatttaCTACGAATAAATAGCACATATTCTGTAAGACTCAAGACTGAATTACAATATTTTTAAGATTCTACTTTTAAAGTAAATATGTAGAGCATTATGCATCACTATTACAACATAATATAAAGattaattaaaatagaaaatggGAACCTAAATCTGATTTCAAACGAACAATTTTACAACGAACCCTTTCATAATTATTACCCTTTACTTCCCGAAAATAGAATAGTTCCCTGGTTCACCAGATTTGATCGGCTTTATAATGATATAATTCTATAAAAGTTTTGCACAAAACATAGCCTGTCTTCCCGTCAGTATTGATGCCTTACCA includes:
- the LOC141903788 gene encoding B9 domain-containing protein 1-like, with product MAGANSVFLVKLSGQIESAEFPEFDDIWCRYCFVYGPDWVITSGLEEGMTQTAKKSRDDRQMHVFNFPIDITFKSTNPSGWPQIVVYSYGIDIFGNDVVRGYGATHIPVTPGRHKRKIAMFVPESSSKLQKLTGWMLGRRPEFVDPRVIAQGEGREVTRVRSQGYVTLSFSVVEKDMKKLGYEVQTVDGTASQFTDMSVNVATIKAGGE
- the LOC141904063 gene encoding uncharacterized protein LOC141904063, which produces MAQKVADGITKEILRAGSGDKPKVGQKITVHCTGSLSGNPPKKFWSTRDPGQKEFTFKVGLNEVIEGWDVGCLTMQKGELAKLTIRGDKAYGSRGFRAWGIGPNAELIFEIEMLRFE